One genomic segment of Terrihabitans soli includes these proteins:
- a CDS encoding GAF domain-containing protein, producing the protein MQAKKALLEWNTDEARVSALYRFALSALLASREVSWITGMTAEKFGVKAVSIAFMEKSHLRFRPKVSGAKGLLPRSEALCRETIDSGRTIVVEDLCADHAFASAPSVVNPPHLRFFASAPITFEEEQHRIGALVLVDTRPREFPPASSALLESIASHIVPWLLDPKRGDFRI; encoded by the coding sequence ATGCAGGCGAAAAAGGCCCTTCTGGAATGGAACACGGACGAGGCACGGGTCTCCGCGCTTTACCGTTTTGCCCTATCGGCACTCCTCGCCTCGCGCGAGGTCAGCTGGATTACCGGCATGACGGCCGAGAAATTCGGCGTTAAGGCCGTCAGCATCGCCTTCATGGAAAAATCGCATCTGCGCTTCCGTCCGAAGGTGAGCGGAGCCAAGGGCCTCCTGCCGCGCAGCGAGGCCCTCTGCCGCGAAACCATCGATAGCGGCCGGACCATCGTGGTCGAGGATTTGTGCGCGGACCACGCCTTCGCCAGCGCTCCAAGCGTCGTGAACCCGCCTCATCTGCGCTTCTTCGCAAGTGCGCCTATTACCTTCGAGGAAGAACAGCACCGGATCGGCGCACTTGTTCTGGTCGATACGCGGCCGCGCGAGTTTCCGCCGGCCAGCTCCGCCCTCCTGGAATCGATCGCCTCCCATATCGTGCCTTGGCTTCTCGACCCCAAACGGGGTGATTTCCGGATCTGA
- the minC gene encoding septum site-determining protein MinC, which produces MRLIGRSYMAFALTPEAPVADWLADLDVRLARAPEFFADRAVVLDLTSVRLSRAGIEHLVAGLLERKVRVMGLEGVDPSKLGPSLPPLLHGGRAAAAAEIVKKTGPAEKPAPSSPRPTSLLLNEPVRSGQSIVFPEGDISVLGSVASGAEIVAGGSIHIYGTLRGRAMAGSLGNNPDARIFCQKIEAELLAIGGYYRTADEIDDTLRGGAMQAWLDGTELKITALQ; this is translated from the coding sequence ATGCGTCTGATCGGACGCTCCTACATGGCCTTCGCACTGACGCCGGAGGCGCCGGTCGCAGACTGGCTTGCAGACCTCGACGTCAGGCTTGCCCGCGCTCCTGAATTCTTCGCCGATCGGGCGGTTGTCCTCGACCTGACGAGCGTCAGGCTGAGCCGCGCGGGAATAGAGCACCTCGTCGCAGGCCTACTCGAACGCAAGGTGCGCGTGATGGGCCTTGAAGGCGTCGATCCGTCCAAGCTCGGACCGAGCCTGCCGCCGCTCTTACACGGCGGGCGCGCCGCCGCAGCAGCAGAGATCGTGAAAAAAACCGGCCCGGCAGAAAAGCCCGCGCCCTCATCTCCCCGGCCGACGTCATTACTGCTCAATGAGCCCGTACGCTCGGGCCAGTCGATTGTTTTCCCCGAGGGCGATATCAGCGTGCTCGGCTCGGTCGCGTCGGGAGCGGAGATCGTCGCGGGCGGATCGATCCACATTTACGGAACGCTTCGCGGCCGCGCCATGGCCGGCAGCCTCGGCAACAATCCCGATGCGCGCATCTTCTGCCAGAAAATCGAAGCCGAGCTGCTCGCCATCGGCGGCTATTACAGGACGGCAGACGAGATCGACGACACGCTGCGCGGCGGCGCCATGCAGGCATGGCTCGACGGCACCGAGCTCAAAATCACAGCACTGCAATAA
- the minD gene encoding septum site-determining protein MinD, protein MSKVIVVTSGKGGVGKTTTTAALGAALAQAGESVVVVDFDVGLRNLDLVMGAERRVVFDLINVIQGVAKLPQALIRDKRLDTLWLLPASQTRDKDALTEDGVQKVIAELREKFDWVICDSPAGIERGAMLAMRHADAAVIVTNPEVSSVRDSDRIIGMLDSKTEKAEKGERIEKHLLITRYDAARASRGEMLSIEDVLDILSTPLLGIIPESEEVLKASNIGTPVTLSDRSSAPAQAYIEAARRLQGEDVEMTIPLVRKGLLDKLFGRRAA, encoded by the coding sequence ATGTCAAAGGTAATAGTAGTGACATCCGGCAAAGGCGGCGTGGGGAAAACCACGACAACCGCTGCTCTCGGCGCCGCGCTCGCACAGGCCGGCGAATCCGTGGTGGTCGTCGATTTCGACGTCGGCCTCAGAAATCTCGATCTGGTCATGGGCGCTGAGCGCCGCGTGGTGTTCGATCTGATCAACGTCATTCAGGGCGTGGCCAAACTTCCGCAGGCGCTGATCCGCGACAAGCGGCTCGACACGCTTTGGCTTTTGCCCGCCTCGCAGACGCGCGACAAGGATGCGCTGACCGAGGACGGTGTTCAAAAGGTCATCGCCGAGCTCCGGGAGAAGTTCGACTGGGTGATCTGCGACAGCCCGGCCGGCATCGAACGCGGCGCCATGCTGGCGATGCGGCACGCCGATGCGGCCGTCATCGTCACCAATCCCGAAGTGTCGTCGGTGCGCGATTCAGACCGCATCATCGGCATGCTCGATTCAAAGACCGAGAAGGCGGAGAAAGGCGAGCGGATCGAAAAGCATCTGCTCATCACGCGCTATGATGCGGCGCGCGCTTCGCGCGGCGAGATGCTGTCGATCGAAGACGTGCTCGACATCCTCTCGACGCCACTGCTCGGCATCATTCCCGAGAGCGAGGAAGTGCTGAAGGCTTCGAATATCGGCACGCCCGTCACGCTGAGCGACCGGTCGAGCGCGCCGGCCCAGGCCTATATCGAGGCGGCCAGGCGTCTCCAGGGCGAAGACGTCGAAATGACGATACCGCTTGTGAGGAAAGGATTGCTCGACAAGCTGTTTGGGCGGAGGGCCGCATGA
- the minE gene encoding cell division topological specificity factor MinE: protein MSMLKLFQRSGSAPVARERLQILLAHERKSVGRSDLLSILRDEILAVVAKHVALDPDKVEIRMDRGESVSTLEVDIEIPSKFATA, encoded by the coding sequence ATGAGCATGCTCAAACTGTTCCAAAGGAGCGGCTCGGCACCGGTCGCGCGCGAACGGCTTCAGATCCTGCTCGCTCACGAACGTAAGAGCGTCGGCCGGTCCGATTTGCTGTCCATTCTCCGCGACGAAATCCTCGCGGTCGTCGCAAAACACGTCGCGCTCGATCCGGACAAGGTCGAGATCAGGATGGACCGCGGAGAGTCCGTATCGACACTCGAGGTCGATATCGAAATTCCAAGCAAGTTCGCCACGGCCTGA
- a CDS encoding EAL domain-containing protein, translating into MQSTIEDLLNRFFGKRPKPSRRPRVLSPADAPPPGGQPVLGSTECVVVQPLGPERSNVLQALSRSGMKVREVASIDAEDFGKRKPHLVISSFDDPAKASDTVTRLASISYDGLVQPIGAGHGIVHLPSIKGGPRVLPPMPALLMPEDLIEVIETQGLSRNSAGQATVHLATALSKKWMSFAYQPKIALRTMQLAGAETLARVQHPIHGELLPGSFLPHSTAQDLRLLGLGSMRAALASWEPFYRLGFNLVLSVNIPLEALEIEEFSDLIRAHRPEDSRWPGLIVEVDAVDTIAAIDELKEFGAKMRQHGVVISLDNFGLGNTMTADLSEIGAAEIKLHPEIGQDVSKNPARAAICRAALDLAKIYKANLCCNSIETLADATFLRNLGCHSAQGHVFADAMDRVRFAQLLKSKVGRAAS; encoded by the coding sequence GTGCAGTCTACGATCGAAGATCTTCTGAACCGGTTTTTCGGGAAGCGCCCCAAGCCTTCCCGCCGTCCGCGTGTCCTGTCGCCGGCGGACGCGCCGCCTCCCGGCGGCCAACCCGTTCTGGGCTCAACCGAATGTGTCGTCGTCCAGCCGCTTGGACCGGAGCGCTCGAACGTGCTTCAGGCCTTGTCGCGCAGTGGCATGAAAGTCCGCGAGGTCGCATCGATCGACGCGGAGGATTTCGGCAAGCGCAAGCCGCATCTCGTCATTTCGAGTTTCGACGATCCGGCGAAGGCGTCGGACACGGTCACCCGGCTGGCATCGATCTCCTATGACGGTCTCGTGCAGCCGATCGGGGCCGGGCACGGCATCGTGCATCTGCCGAGCATCAAAGGGGGCCCGCGCGTTCTGCCGCCGATGCCGGCGCTGCTGATGCCGGAGGATCTGATCGAAGTCATTGAGACGCAAGGATTGTCGCGCAATTCCGCCGGGCAGGCGACCGTGCATCTGGCAACCGCGCTCAGCAAAAAATGGATGAGCTTCGCCTATCAGCCGAAAATCGCGCTGCGCACGATGCAGCTTGCCGGCGCCGAGACCTTGGCGCGCGTCCAGCATCCGATCCATGGCGAGCTTTTGCCCGGTTCCTTCCTTCCGCATTCGACGGCGCAGGATTTGCGCCTGCTGGGCCTCGGCTCGATGCGGGCGGCTTTGGCCTCCTGGGAGCCGTTCTACCGTCTCGGCTTCAATCTCGTTCTGTCGGTCAACATCCCGCTCGAAGCGCTGGAGATCGAAGAGTTTTCAGACCTCATACGCGCCCACCGCCCGGAAGACAGCCGTTGGCCCGGCCTCATCGTCGAAGTCGATGCGGTCGATACGATTGCGGCGATCGACGAGCTGAAGGAATTCGGTGCGAAGATGCGCCAGCACGGCGTCGTCATCTCGCTCGACAATTTCGGGCTCGGCAACACCATGACGGCTGATCTCTCCGAAATCGGCGCGGCCGAGATCAAGCTTCATCCCGAGATCGGGCAGGATGTCAGCAAAAATCCGGCGCGTGCCGCCATCTGCCGCGCGGCGCTCGATCTCGCAAAGATCTACAAGGCCAATCTCTGCTGCAATTCCATCGAGACTTTGGCCGACGCAACCTTCCTCAGAAATCTCGGCTGCCATTCCGCGCAGGGGCATGTTTTTGCCGACGCGATGGATCGCGTCCGCTTTGCCCAGCTTCTCAAGAGCAAAGTCGGCCGCGCGGCATCCTGA
- a CDS encoding tripartite tricarboxylate transporter permease → MDILHNLALGLSTAASPENLMYCFIGVLLGTLVGVLPGLGPTATTAMLLPITYPLDPTPALIMLSGIYYGAQYGGSTTAILINLPGESSSAVTSVDGYQMARKGRAGQALAAAAIGSFFAGTVATFVIALLAPPLTEVALKFGPPEYFSLVVLGLVCSVALAHGSVLKALAMIVLGLMLGLVGTDIYTGTPRFTMDQLELADGVSFVAVAAGVFGIAEILRNMEGEKTRDAVIAKVTSLMPTREDFGRMVAPILRGTALGSLLGVLPGGGAILASFAAYTIEKRISPYSHEFGKGAIEGVAAPESANNAGAQTSFIPMLTLGIPANPVMALMIGAMIIKGIVPGPEVARSQPELFWGIIASMWIGNLMLVILNLPLIGIWVRLLRVPYHTLFPAIIAFASIGVYSVANNPFDLYAIALFGAVGWLLLKLDCEPAPLLLGFVLGPLLEEHLRRAMIISRGDPTIFINFAQRPISAVLLTLSVIALVIVLLPGISKKRKEVFEETD, encoded by the coding sequence ATGGACATTCTTCATAACCTCGCGCTCGGCCTTTCGACGGCCGCCTCGCCCGAAAACCTCATGTACTGCTTCATCGGCGTTCTGCTCGGAACGCTGGTCGGCGTTCTGCCGGGGCTTGGGCCCACGGCAACGACGGCGATGCTGCTGCCGATCACCTATCCGCTCGATCCGACGCCCGCGCTCATCATGCTGTCGGGTATCTATTACGGCGCGCAATATGGCGGCTCGACCACGGCGATCCTGATCAATCTGCCGGGCGAAAGCTCGTCCGCGGTGACTTCGGTCGACGGCTATCAGATGGCGCGCAAGGGCAGGGCGGGCCAGGCGCTCGCCGCCGCCGCCATCGGCTCCTTCTTCGCCGGCACGGTTGCGACCTTCGTCATTGCGCTGCTCGCGCCGCCGCTGACGGAAGTCGCGCTGAAATTCGGCCCGCCGGAATATTTCTCGCTCGTCGTGCTCGGCCTTGTCTGCTCGGTCGCACTGGCGCACGGCTCGGTGCTGAAAGCATTGGCCATGATCGTGCTCGGCCTGATGCTCGGCCTTGTCGGCACCGACATCTATACCGGCACGCCGCGCTTCACCATGGATCAGCTCGAACTTGCCGACGGCGTTTCGTTCGTGGCGGTCGCGGCGGGCGTTTTCGGCATCGCCGAAATTCTCCGCAATATGGAAGGCGAGAAGACGCGCGATGCGGTAATCGCCAAGGTCACGAGCCTCATGCCGACACGGGAAGACTTCGGGCGCATGGTGGCGCCGATCCTGCGCGGCACGGCGCTCGGCTCTCTGCTCGGCGTTCTGCCCGGCGGCGGCGCCATCCTCGCGAGCTTTGCCGCCTACACGATCGAAAAGCGCATCTCGCCCTATTCGCATGAATTCGGCAAAGGCGCGATCGAGGGTGTCGCCGCGCCCGAAAGCGCCAACAATGCCGGCGCGCAGACGAGCTTCATCCCGATGCTGACGCTCGGCATTCCGGCAAACCCGGTAATGGCGCTGATGATCGGCGCGATGATCATCAAAGGCATCGTGCCCGGTCCGGAAGTTGCGCGCAGCCAGCCCGAACTCTTCTGGGGTATCATCGCCTCGATGTGGATCGGCAATCTGATGCTGGTCATCCTCAATCTGCCGCTGATCGGCATCTGGGTCCGTCTCCTGCGCGTGCCCTATCACACGCTGTTTCCGGCCATCATCGCCTTCGCCTCGATCGGCGTTTACTCGGTCGCGAACAACCCGTTCGATCTTTACGCCATCGCGCTGTTCGGCGCCGTCGGCTGGCTGCTGCTGAAGCTCGATTGCGAGCCGGCGCCGCTTCTCCTCGGCTTTGTTCTCGGCCCGCTGCTCGAGGAGCATTTGCGGCGGGCAATGATCATCTCGCGCGGCGATCCGACAATTTTCATCAATTTCGCCCAACGGCCGATCAGCGCCGTCCTGCTGACTTTGTCGGTGATCGCCCTGGTCATCGTCCTTCTCCCGGGCATTTCCAAAAAGCGCAAGGAAGTGTTCGAAGAGACCGATTAG
- a CDS encoding tripartite tricarboxylate transporter TctB family protein: MTVNRKDLICGLVFIVIGLLFAVGARDLDIGTATRMGPGYFPLVLCGLIIFLGVLISAKSFGKPDVDFGVIPWRALLLILPSTVIFGLTLKNIGLMPAVFIVALASSFSSSKMTVPLAFALSIGLSIFCAAVFKWGLGLPIELFGPWVRFW, translated from the coding sequence ATGACCGTCAATCGCAAGGACCTTATCTGCGGTCTGGTCTTTATCGTCATCGGCCTTCTGTTTGCGGTCGGCGCGCGCGATCTCGATATCGGCACCGCAACACGCATGGGCCCGGGTTATTTCCCGCTCGTGCTCTGCGGCCTCATCATCTTTCTCGGCGTGCTCATCTCGGCGAAAAGCTTCGGCAAGCCCGATGTCGATTTCGGCGTTATTCCCTGGCGCGCGCTTCTTCTGATCCTGCCCTCGACGGTCATTTTCGGTCTGACGCTCAAGAATATCGGCCTGATGCCGGCGGTGTTCATCGTCGCGCTCGCCTCGAGCTTCTCCTCCAGCAAGATGACGGTGCCGCTGGCCTTTGCGCTGTCGATCGGCCTTTCGATCTTCTGCGCCGCCGTCTTCAAATGGGGGCTCGGCCTGCCGATCGAGCTCTTCGGTCCCTGGGTGAGGTTCTGGTAA
- a CDS encoding tripartite tricarboxylate transporter substrate-binding protein codes for MRKLLAAVAVTALFAGPAFAEYPERPITVVVPFAAGGPTDTVTRLVAESMSKDLGQQVVVENAGGAGGTLGAGKVAQATPDGYTLLLHHIGMATSASLYRKLAYDPLNAFDYVGLVTDVPMILVAKPTFEPTDLKGVVDYVKANADKVNYANAGIGSASHLCGMLFMSAIKTKLTAVPYKGTGPALTDLMGGQVDVMCDQSTNVTNQIKEKKIKAYGTTTKTRIPALPDVPTGAEAGLPGFEVGIWHGLYAPKGTPKAAIDKLVPALQKALKDPVVVERFASLGTVPSSDADATPAALEAKLKSEIARWKPIIEAAGEYAD; via the coding sequence ATGCGCAAGCTTCTTGCCGCGGTAGCGGTTACCGCGCTTTTTGCCGGACCTGCCTTCGCCGAATATCCCGAGCGTCCGATCACCGTGGTCGTGCCGTTTGCGGCCGGCGGCCCGACTGACACCGTGACGCGTCTCGTCGCGGAAAGCATGAGCAAGGATCTTGGCCAGCAGGTCGTGGTCGAGAACGCCGGCGGCGCCGGCGGTACTCTCGGCGCCGGCAAGGTGGCCCAGGCGACTCCGGACGGCTACACGCTCCTGCTCCACCATATCGGCATGGCGACCTCCGCCAGCCTCTACCGCAAACTGGCCTACGACCCGCTCAACGCCTTCGACTATGTCGGCCTCGTCACCGATGTGCCGATGATCCTCGTCGCCAAGCCGACCTTCGAACCGACGGACCTCAAGGGCGTCGTCGATTATGTGAAGGCCAATGCCGACAAGGTGAACTACGCCAATGCCGGCATCGGCTCGGCCTCGCATCTGTGCGGCATGCTGTTCATGTCGGCGATCAAGACCAAGCTGACGGCCGTTCCCTATAAGGGCACGGGCCCGGCGCTGACCGACCTCATGGGCGGCCAGGTGGACGTGATGTGCGACCAGTCGACCAACGTCACGAACCAGATCAAGGAAAAGAAGATCAAGGCCTACGGCACGACGACCAAGACGCGCATCCCGGCTCTTCCGGATGTGCCGACCGGCGCCGAAGCCGGTCTGCCGGGCTTCGAAGTCGGCATCTGGCACGGTCTTTACGCGCCGAAGGGCACGCCGAAGGCCGCGATCGACAAGCTCGTTCCGGCGCTGCAGAAGGCGCTGAAGGATCCGGTCGTCGTCGAGCGCTTCGCCTCGCTCGGCACCGTTCCGTCCTCGGACGCCGATGCAACGCCCGCGGCGCTCGAGGCCAAGCTGAAATCGGAGATCGCCCGCTGGAAACCGATCATCGAGGCAGCCGGCGAATACGCTGACTAA
- a CDS encoding bifunctional diguanylate cyclase/phosphodiesterase codes for MTPSTSFSHWFARRAVPGVVAIIAIVFFIMGGFVYEIGTSIDQRSARRTSSFADVALNAQREEMERVSKDYAGWGEAYRHLHPDLDLTWAYGSSNMGSTLFPDYGLNFLVVVGPGNVTNYAVVDGKLINPLPVERLLTGGTMLLVERARDSGTETVPVSGFLMWGKWPVLVTAAVISPGGDPTVPVVPGPASVLLIGYALTPEKLIAAGDKYSIPDFRLRQPQYEAAFAEKILFTEDGRRGAVLEWNPDRPGRALMRRVFPWLGGAAALLAVLTFLFLRHAFQTTQVLESNARELAEAQAKAEHLALHDAVTGLPNRAMLMDHVETELRKNAVCTALFYMDLDRFKPVNDLMGREAGDAILLEVAKRLKSSVGDNDLVARVSGDEFAVAACLTGPEEAEGLCRKLTEAVGRTMSVGGTDMQVGMSIGVALAPNDAHTGSDLIQRADLAMYQAKQERRGSYRFFAPEMNDLALVRQTLEMDLRRAVKAGEFDLHFQPRFDTRTLKPVSVEALMRWQHPERGMIPPAQFIPLAEELGLIHEMGAWSLRHACSVIASYEGIAVSVNISPVQFRDPGLADLVASILKETGLAPHRLELELTEGVLLENTEMAQTVLTALKKLGVTLAMDDFGTGYSSLGYLQHFPFDRLKIDQAFVSQLTAQDSSRPIVQAILAMARSLGISVTAEGVETAEQFMLLRADQCAEVQGFFLAKPVPLAELRQTLSVPPDQILSRTAA; via the coding sequence ATGACGCCCAGCACCAGTTTCAGCCATTGGTTCGCCCGGCGCGCGGTGCCCGGTGTGGTCGCCATCATCGCAATCGTGTTCTTCATCATGGGCGGTTTCGTCTATGAGATCGGCACTTCCATCGATCAGCGCTCGGCCCGGCGCACCTCAAGCTTTGCCGATGTCGCCCTCAACGCCCAGCGCGAGGAGATGGAGCGTGTCTCCAAGGATTATGCCGGCTGGGGCGAAGCCTATCGCCACCTCCATCCCGATCTCGACCTCACTTGGGCTTACGGCTCGAGCAATATGGGATCGACCCTTTTTCCCGATTATGGGCTGAACTTTCTCGTCGTCGTCGGTCCCGGCAATGTGACGAACTATGCCGTCGTCGATGGCAAGCTGATCAACCCCCTGCCCGTGGAAAGGCTTTTGACCGGCGGCACAATGCTGCTCGTCGAGCGGGCCCGCGACAGCGGAACAGAGACCGTTCCGGTCTCCGGCTTCCTGATGTGGGGCAAATGGCCTGTGCTCGTGACGGCCGCGGTGATCTCACCGGGCGGCGATCCCACCGTCCCGGTTGTCCCGGGCCCGGCTTCGGTGCTGCTCATCGGCTATGCGCTGACGCCGGAGAAACTCATTGCCGCCGGCGACAAATACTCCATCCCTGATTTCCGCCTGCGCCAGCCGCAATACGAAGCGGCCTTCGCCGAAAAGATCCTGTTTACGGAAGACGGCCGCCGCGGCGCGGTTCTGGAATGGAACCCCGACAGGCCCGGCCGCGCGCTGATGCGGCGCGTCTTCCCGTGGCTGGGCGGTGCGGCAGCGCTTCTTGCCGTCCTGACCTTCCTCTTCCTGCGCCACGCCTTCCAGACGACGCAGGTTCTTGAATCCAATGCGCGCGAACTTGCGGAAGCGCAGGCCAAGGCCGAGCATCTTGCCCTGCACGATGCGGTCACCGGCCTTCCGAACCGCGCCATGCTGATGGACCATGTCGAAACGGAACTGCGCAAGAACGCGGTCTGTACGGCGCTCTTCTATATGGATCTCGACCGCTTCAAACCGGTCAACGACCTTATGGGCCGCGAGGCCGGCGACGCCATCCTTCTTGAGGTCGCCAAACGGCTGAAATCTTCTGTCGGCGACAACGATCTCGTCGCTCGCGTTTCCGGCGACGAGTTTGCCGTCGCCGCCTGCCTGACGGGTCCGGAAGAAGCCGAAGGGCTCTGCCGCAAGCTCACCGAGGCTGTCGGCCGGACGATGAGCGTCGGCGGCACGGACATGCAGGTCGGCATGTCGATCGGCGTCGCGCTCGCACCGAACGACGCACATACGGGCTCGGACCTCATACAGCGCGCCGATCTTGCGATGTATCAGGCCAAGCAGGAACGGCGCGGCAGCTACCGCTTCTTCGCGCCGGAAATGAACGATCTGGCGCTCGTTCGCCAGACGCTGGAAATGGATCTGCGCCGCGCCGTCAAAGCTGGCGAGTTCGACCTGCATTTCCAGCCGCGCTTCGATACACGCACGCTGAAACCCGTCAGCGTCGAGGCGCTGATGCGCTGGCAGCATCCCGAGCGCGGCATGATCCCGCCCGCCCAATTCATTCCGCTCGCCGAGGAACTCGGCCTCATCCACGAGATGGGCGCCTGGAGTCTGCGGCATGCCTGTTCGGTCATCGCAAGCTATGAAGGCATCGCCGTCTCGGTGAACATTTCGCCCGTTCAGTTCCGCGATCCGGGACTTGCCGATCTCGTCGCCTCGATCCTCAAAGAAACCGGGCTTGCGCCGCACCGCCTCGAACTCGAACTCACCGAGGGCGTACTGCTCGAAAACACCGAAATGGCGCAGACGGTGCTGACCGCATTGAAAAAGCTCGGTGTGACCTTGGCCATGGACGATTTCGGCACCGGCTATTCCTCGCTCGGCTACCTCCAGCACTTCCCGTTCGACCGGCTCAAGATCGATCAGGCATTCGTCTCGCAATTGACGGCACAGGACAGTTCACGCCCGATCGTTCAGGCCATACTCGCAATGGCGCGCTCGCTCGGCATTTCGGTCACCGCCGAAGGCGTCGAAACGGCCGAGCAGTTCATGCTGCTGCGCGCCGATCAGTGCGCCGAGGTGCAGGGCTTTTTCCTGGCCAAGCCCGTGCCGCTGGCCGAGCTCCGACAGACTTTGTCCGTCCCGCCCGACCAGATCCTGAGCCGCACCGCGGCATAA
- a CDS encoding 2-isopropylmalate synthase, with protein MTTAPKDADRVIIFDTTLRDGEQSPGATMTFEEKLEVTDVLVEMGVDVIEAGFPIASEGDFESVLEISKRAKDSVICGLARAHFKDIDRCAEAIKPARRGRIHTFIGTSPLHRKYQMQLDEEAVFERVVASVTRARSYTDDVEWSAMDATRTEPDYLCRCVEAAIKAGATTINIPDTVGYATPEEYGALIKMLRERVPNADKVIFSTHCHDDLGLAVANSLAGVANGARQIECTINGLGERAGNAALEEVVMAIRTRKDVLPYSTGIDTTMLMRASKLVSAVSAFPVQYNKAIVGRNAFAHESGIHQDGMLKNAQTFEIMTPESVGVKATSLVMGKHSGRHAFREKLKDLGYQLGENALEDAFMRFKALADRKKNVYDEDIEALVDDEVAHADDRLKVISLAVIAGTTGPQSSTLTMSIDGVEKTVQSTGNGPVDAIFNSIKQLVAHDAVLELYQVHAVTEGTDAQAEVSVRLTENGKTVTGRAADPDTLVASAKAYVASLNKLIIKRKSQGAQAVA; from the coding sequence ATGACCACCGCACCGAAAGACGCCGACCGCGTCATTATTTTCGACACGACTTTGCGCGACGGCGAGCAATCGCCCGGCGCCACCATGACCTTCGAGGAGAAGCTCGAAGTCACCGACGTTCTCGTCGAAATGGGAGTCGATGTCATCGAAGCCGGTTTCCCGATCGCCTCGGAAGGCGATTTTGAGAGCGTCCTCGAAATTTCAAAGCGCGCCAAAGACAGTGTGATCTGCGGTCTCGCCCGCGCGCACTTCAAGGACATCGACCGCTGCGCCGAAGCCATCAAGCCGGCGCGCCGCGGCCGCATCCACACCTTCATCGGCACCTCGCCGCTGCACCGCAAATATCAGATGCAGCTCGACGAGGAGGCGGTGTTCGAGCGTGTCGTCGCGTCCGTGACGCGCGCGCGTTCCTACACCGACGATGTCGAATGGTCGGCGATGGACGCAACGCGCACCGAGCCGGATTATCTGTGCCGCTGCGTCGAGGCCGCCATCAAGGCCGGCGCCACGACGATCAACATTCCCGACACCGTTGGGTACGCCACGCCGGAAGAATATGGCGCGCTCATCAAGATGCTGCGTGAGCGCGTGCCGAATGCCGACAAGGTGATTTTCTCCACGCACTGCCATGACGATCTCGGCCTCGCGGTCGCAAACTCGCTGGCCGGTGTCGCCAACGGCGCCCGCCAGATCGAATGCACGATCAACGGCCTCGGCGAGCGCGCCGGCAATGCCGCGCTGGAAGAAGTCGTGATGGCGATCCGCACGCGCAAAGATGTGCTGCCGTATTCGACGGGCATCGACACGACCATGCTGATGCGTGCCTCGAAACTCGTCTCGGCGGTCTCGGCTTTTCCGGTCCAGTACAACAAGGCGATTGTCGGCCGGAACGCCTTTGCGCATGAGAGCGGCATCCATCAGGACGGCATGCTGAAGAATGCGCAGACATTCGAGATCATGACGCCCGAAAGCGTCGGCGTGAAAGCGACCTCGCTGGTCATGGGCAAGCATTCGGGCCGCCACGCCTTCCGCGAAAAGCTGAAGGATCTCGGCTATCAGCTGGGCGAGAACGCGCTGGAGGACGCCTTTATGCGGTTCAAGGCGCTCGCCGACCGCAAGAAGAATGTCTACGACGAGGATATCGAGGCGCTGGTCGATGACGAAGTCGCCCATGCCGACGATCGTCTGAAGGTCATTTCGCTGGCCGTCATTGCCGGAACGACCGGTCCGCAATCCTCGACGCTCACCATGAGCATTGACGGGGTTGAGAAGACGGTTCAGTCCACCGGCAACGGTCCGGTCGATGCCATCTTCAACTCGATCAAGCAGCTCGTCGCGCATGATGCGGTGCTGGAACTCTATCAGGTCCACGCCGTGACGGAGGGCACGGACGCGCAGGCCGAAGTGTCGGTACGCCTGACCGAGAACGGCAAGACGGTCACCGGCCGCGCCGCCGATCCTGATACGCTGGTGGCGAGCGCGAAAGCCTATGTGGCCTCGCTGAACAAGCTGATCATCAAGCGCAAATCTCAAGGAGCCCAGGCCGTCGCCTGA